A single region of the Aurantiacibacter sp. MUD11 genome encodes:
- a CDS encoding endonuclease/exonuclease/phosphatase family protein, with product MRIATFNVQRLRLRQHGDTARFDGANDGDNPRRAATETPALDRMDRELTAAVIRQLDADVIALQEVFDQRTLDRFHEDFLQDAGVEPWPHRVCLPGNDGRGFDVALMSRLPLSDVRSHADVTCADLGLEPLAGHGPDERIFRRDCLRARVGPLTFYVCHFKAPYPDKDRSYFLRRREAEAVRMLVERDMAGRDDALWLIAGDLNEPLEVHDNGEPAIAPLLAPGFAVDLVHRIPDSERWSFRDPASGTYSHPDALLASPALAATFPDAVPTLLRGGMELDVTRYSGPHLAGVGQTRPHASDHAALAVDFAGL from the coding sequence TCAACGTCCAGCGACTGCGCCTGCGCCAGCATGGTGACACCGCGCGGTTCGACGGCGCGAACGATGGCGACAACCCGCGAAGGGCAGCGACCGAAACCCCGGCGCTGGACCGCATGGACCGGGAACTCACCGCCGCCGTCATCAGGCAGCTCGATGCCGACGTGATCGCACTGCAGGAAGTATTCGACCAGCGGACACTGGACCGCTTCCACGAGGATTTCCTGCAAGATGCCGGTGTCGAGCCATGGCCGCACCGTGTCTGCCTGCCGGGCAATGACGGGCGCGGGTTCGACGTCGCGCTGATGAGCCGCCTGCCGCTGTCGGATGTGCGCAGCCATGCCGATGTGACCTGTGCCGACCTCGGTCTCGAACCACTGGCCGGGCACGGGCCGGACGAGCGCATATTCCGCCGCGACTGCCTGCGCGCGAGAGTCGGCCCGCTCACGTTCTACGTCTGCCATTTCAAGGCGCCCTACCCGGACAAGGACCGCTCCTACTTCCTCCGCCGACGCGAGGCGGAAGCCGTGCGCATGCTGGTGGAGCGGGATATGGCGGGGCGAGACGATGCCCTGTGGCTGATCGCCGGCGACCTCAATGAACCGCTTGAGGTTCACGACAACGGCGAGCCGGCGATCGCTCCGTTGCTGGCTCCCGGCTTTGCCGTCGACCTTGTCCATCGCATTCCCGATAGCGAGCGCTGGTCGTTCCGCGATCCGGCGAGCGGCACCTATTCGCATCCCGATGCGCTGCTGGCGTCGCCCGCCCTGGCAGCGACATTCCCCGATGCCGTCCCCACCCTCTTACGCGGCGGCATGGAACTGGACGTCACGCGCTATAGCGGCCCGCACCTTGCCGGCGTGGGCCAGACTCGGCCCCACGCGAGCGATCACGCCGCGCTTGCCGTCGATTTCGCAGGTTTGTGA
- a CDS encoding MBL fold metallo-hydrolase, which yields MEFVLGSSRILVDCGLFQGSRTLELLNLEDFAFDPQQVDAVVLTHAHIDHSGLLPRLVARGFDGPIWCTQPTCDLLEHMLADAGRIQEYDAQRRNRRRDRAGEEQFEPLYTSADAYDAWQLCRPVELEELFEPAPHMQARLWNAGHILGAASVELLAGGTRVICSGDLGPDNKAFQLDPKGPSGVDHVICESTYGDRQRDKVTQEERRLLLQSEAEATLRRGGNLIIPVFALERTQELLLDLHHLICAGALPNASVFVDSPLANRTTEVFERYAPELEDTDGKNIFDHPQLHYVTDVEQSMRLNSISGAIILAASGMCEGGRIRHHLIHNLHRRDSTVLFVGYQAEGTLGRVILEGAQRVRISGQDVRVRAQIRSIQSYSAHADQGELLDWIEERCPIAGSLFLDHGEPSALEALRRELQRRLPGLEVRIPEIGERYALPAGEPAKRLETGRTDLAEVLGTDWQNAYAAFATSLKEQLLEISDNRRREEALERMREVLESYNSHRQRKSKGRG from the coding sequence ATGGAATTCGTCCTCGGCAGCAGCCGCATTCTCGTCGACTGCGGCCTGTTCCAGGGGTCCCGCACGCTGGAACTGCTCAACCTCGAGGATTTCGCCTTCGACCCCCAGCAGGTCGATGCCGTCGTGCTGACCCACGCACATATCGATCACAGCGGCCTGCTGCCGCGGCTGGTGGCCAGGGGCTTCGACGGGCCGATCTGGTGTACGCAGCCGACTTGCGACCTGCTGGAGCACATGCTGGCCGATGCCGGGCGCATCCAGGAATACGACGCACAGCGGCGCAATCGCCGGCGTGACCGCGCCGGAGAGGAGCAGTTTGAGCCGCTCTATACCTCCGCCGACGCCTATGACGCATGGCAACTCTGTCGCCCGGTGGAGCTGGAGGAGCTGTTCGAACCGGCGCCGCACATGCAGGCGCGGTTGTGGAATGCGGGGCACATCCTCGGCGCCGCCTCGGTGGAGCTGCTGGCGGGCGGGACGCGGGTCATCTGCTCTGGCGATCTCGGCCCTGACAACAAGGCCTTCCAGCTCGATCCCAAGGGCCCCTCGGGCGTCGACCATGTGATCTGCGAAAGCACCTACGGCGATCGCCAGCGCGATAAGGTCACGCAGGAAGAGCGGCGGCTGCTGTTGCAGTCCGAAGCCGAGGCGACGCTACGTCGCGGCGGCAACCTGATCATCCCGGTCTTTGCGCTGGAGCGAACGCAGGAACTGCTGCTGGACCTGCACCACCTGATCTGCGCCGGGGCGCTGCCCAATGCCTCGGTCTTCGTCGATTCCCCGCTGGCGAACCGCACTACCGAGGTGTTCGAACGCTATGCTCCGGAACTGGAGGATACCGACGGGAAGAACATCTTCGACCATCCGCAACTGCACTACGTCACTGACGTCGAACAATCGATGCGGCTGAACTCGATTTCGGGAGCGATCATCCTCGCGGCATCCGGCATGTGCGAGGGTGGGCGTATCCGGCACCACCTGATCCACAATCTCCACCGCCGCGATTCGACCGTGCTGTTCGTCGGCTACCAGGCCGAGGGAACGCTGGGCCGGGTAATCCTGGAGGGCGCGCAGCGGGTGCGTATCAGCGGGCAGGACGTGCGGGTGAGGGCGCAGATCCGCTCGATCCAGAGCTATTCCGCCCATGCCGACCAGGGCGAACTGCTCGACTGGATAGAGGAACGCTGTCCCATCGCCGGCAGCCTGTTCCTCGACCACGGCGAACCTTCGGCGCTGGAAGCACTCCGGCGCGAATTGCAGCGGCGGTTGCCAGGCCTGGAGGTGCGCATTCCCGAAATTGGCGAACGCTACGCGCTGCCCGCCGGAGAACCGGCCAAGCGGCTGGAGACTGGGCGGACCGACCTAGCCGAGGTGCTCGGTACCGACTGGCAGAATGCCTATGCCGCCTTCGCAACTTCGCTGAAGGAACAGTTGCTGGAGATCAGCGACAACCGGCGGCGGGAAGAGGCGCTGGAGAGGATGCGCGAGGTGCTGGAATCCTACAATTCGCACCGCCAGCGAAAGTCCAAGGGGCGCGGATAG
- a CDS encoding zinc-dependent alcohol dehydrogenase family protein encodes MQQMRAMQLDATGEPLRLVERPMPRPAAGEILISIAACGVCRTDLHVADGDIHGKLPIVPGHEIVGRVEELGEGVTGYKRGDRVGVPWLGHTCGHCRYCRSDRENLCDEPLFTGFTRDDGFASHCIADARYCFPLPDSFDDIHAAPLLCAGLIGYRAYRLAGEVETLGLYGFGGAAHILAQLAIAQGKRVHAFTREGDDAGQQFALRLGCASAAASTEPPPEELDAAIIFAPVGALVPLALKAVRKGGRVVCAGIHMSDIPTFPYADLWEERSILSVANLTRADGLEFLPLAAAAGVTTHVTRFALEDANEALDLLRSGNVEGAIVLVP; translated from the coding sequence ATGCAGCAGATGCGGGCCATGCAGCTCGACGCGACTGGCGAGCCGCTGCGCCTGGTCGAGCGGCCCATGCCGAGGCCGGCTGCGGGTGAAATCCTGATTTCCATCGCGGCCTGCGGCGTCTGCCGTACGGACCTGCATGTCGCCGACGGCGATATTCACGGGAAGCTGCCCATCGTGCCGGGCCACGAGATTGTCGGCCGGGTGGAGGAACTGGGCGAAGGCGTGACGGGCTACAAACGGGGCGACCGCGTGGGCGTGCCCTGGCTGGGGCATACCTGCGGCCATTGCCGCTATTGCCGGTCTGACAGGGAGAACCTGTGCGATGAACCGCTGTTCACCGGCTTCACCCGCGATGACGGGTTTGCCAGCCACTGCATCGCCGATGCCCGATACTGCTTCCCGCTACCGGATAGCTTCGACGACATTCACGCGGCACCGCTGCTGTGCGCGGGACTGATCGGTTACCGCGCCTATCGCCTTGCCGGGGAGGTCGAGACACTCGGTCTCTACGGATTCGGCGGTGCCGCGCACATCCTGGCGCAGCTGGCCATTGCACAGGGGAAACGGGTTCATGCCTTCACGCGGGAGGGTGACGATGCCGGGCAACAATTCGCCTTGCGGCTGGGCTGTGCATCCGCCGCCGCCTCGACCGAGCCTCCGCCCGAGGAGCTGGATGCCGCGATCATCTTCGCCCCGGTCGGCGCACTGGTGCCACTGGCGCTGAAGGCCGTGCGCAAGGGTGGACGGGTGGTCTGCGCGGGAATCCACATGTCGGATATCCCGACCTTTCCCTATGCCGATCTGTGGGAGGAGCGCTCCATCCTTTCGGTCGCCAACCTGACGCGCGCCGATGGCCTCGAATTCCTGCCATTGGCGGCAGCAGCCGGCGTGACGACACACGTCACGCGGTTTGCGCTGGAGGATGCCAACGAGGCGCTGGACCTGCTGCGGTCCGGCAATGTCGAAGGGGCCATCGTCCTTGTCCCGTGA
- a CDS encoding murein L,D-transpeptidase catalytic domain family protein — MKLNRRAFVGASLAVGSAAMFTPASLAKPAAGLSPASPLAPPPAAPAAQPTGVLGEALAALEQHGSSIVNRDRLGIADYTAHSGEFRFHIADIEGGEITKSFLVSHGRGSDPRNSGFVERFSNVPGSNASSRGSYVTGELYVGKHGRSRRLHGLEPENDRAFERAIVIHGADYVDIAMAENQGRVGRSLGCFAFERSEIENILELLGPGRLLYVAGENA; from the coding sequence ATGAAATTGAATCGACGCGCCTTCGTCGGCGCTTCGCTGGCCGTGGGCAGTGCGGCCATGTTTACCCCCGCATCGTTGGCTAAGCCTGCCGCCGGTTTGTCGCCGGCCAGCCCGCTCGCGCCGCCACCCGCCGCTCCTGCGGCGCAGCCTACCGGCGTGCTTGGCGAGGCGCTGGCCGCGCTCGAGCAGCACGGGTCGAGCATCGTCAATCGCGATCGCCTGGGCATTGCCGACTACACCGCGCATTCGGGTGAGTTCCGCTTCCACATCGCCGATATCGAAGGCGGTGAGATCACCAAGTCGTTCCTCGTTTCCCATGGCCGCGGTTCCGATCCGCGCAACAGCGGATTTGTCGAACGGTTCTCGAACGTACCCGGCTCCAACGCCTCTTCGCGCGGCAGCTATGTCACCGGAGAGCTTTACGTCGGCAAGCACGGCCGTTCGCGCCGCCTGCATGGGCTGGAGCCGGAGAACGACCGCGCCTTCGAGCGCGCCATCGTGATTCACGGCGCCGACTACGTCGACATCGCCATGGCCGAAAACCAGGGCCGCGTCGGTCGCAGCCTCGGCTGCTTTGCCTTCGAACGCAGCGAGATCGAGAACATTCTCGAACTGCTGGGGCCCGGCCGCCTGCTCTACGTCGCCGGCGAGAACGCCTGA
- a CDS encoding L,D-transpeptidase family protein, with amino-acid sequence MSANNLTAARESGDAEAINSAATDLALRLARMHLLGNATSGERRGWNIRDTDRDLPLDEMLRTAVANDTLDTFFALMRPAHPQYSALMAAYELEEDPEHQATIARNMERWRWMPRSLGEDYVLVNAAKFEADLWRDGSHVGTWRVIVGTQRTPTPVFRATIEGVILNPWWEIPTSIVRESVGALVRNNPSLARSRGYVVQNGRYRQRPGPNNALGQMKLVMPNPYSVYMHDTPNRQLFEQDVRSFSHGCIRTGDAIGFATTLLEGVATREDVDAILETGRTTTLSIAQPTPVYVTYFTAVANADGSVALLDDLYGRDRTIRAITKGGETKAAAPAAPQGGQRRSLMDCRN; translated from the coding sequence TTGTCTGCCAATAACCTGACGGCAGCACGCGAATCCGGCGATGCAGAGGCGATAAACAGTGCCGCAACCGATCTGGCGCTGCGGCTGGCGCGCATGCACCTGCTGGGCAATGCCACATCGGGTGAACGCCGGGGCTGGAACATCCGTGATACCGACCGCGACCTGCCGCTCGACGAGATGCTCCGGACGGCGGTTGCCAACGATACGCTGGACACATTCTTTGCGCTGATGCGCCCGGCCCACCCGCAATACTCGGCGCTGATGGCAGCCTATGAGCTGGAGGAAGACCCGGAGCACCAGGCCACCATCGCCCGCAACATGGAGCGCTGGCGCTGGATGCCACGCTCGCTGGGCGAGGACTACGTGCTCGTCAACGCCGCGAAGTTCGAGGCCGACCTGTGGCGCGACGGCAGCCATGTCGGCACCTGGCGGGTCATCGTCGGCACGCAGCGCACCCCGACACCGGTGTTTCGCGCGACGATCGAAGGCGTCATCCTCAATCCCTGGTGGGAAATCCCCACCAGTATCGTGCGCGAAAGCGTGGGGGCCCTGGTGCGCAACAATCCCTCGCTCGCCCGCTCGCGCGGCTACGTGGTGCAGAACGGGCGTTATCGCCAGCGACCGGGACCGAACAACGCGCTGGGCCAGATGAAACTGGTGATGCCCAATCCCTATTCGGTCTACATGCACGACACGCCCAACCGGCAACTGTTCGAACAGGACGTGCGCAGCTTCAGCCACGGCTGCATCCGCACGGGCGATGCGATCGGCTTCGCCACCACCCTGCTGGAAGGCGTGGCCACGCGCGAGGATGTCGACGCCATCCTCGAGACCGGGCGCACGACGACGCTCTCGATCGCGCAGCCGACGCCGGTCTACGTCACCTATTTCACCGCCGTCGCCAACGCCGATGGAAGCGTGGCGCTGCTGGACGACCTCTATGGCCGGGACCGAACTATCCGCGCGATCACCAAAGGCGGCGAGACAAAGGCCGCGGCGCCCGCCGCTCCGCAAGGCGGGCAGCGGCGTTCACTGATGGATTGCAGAAATTGA
- a CDS encoding host attachment family protein, whose protein sequence is MQIKHGTLVMVADGTKMLLFRNEGDEKFIVLETLEHEVDANPKSSDQGTDTPGRVQSRVGSGRSSYDETDWHQQSEDEFARTAAGILESAAEQHGDAGIVVISAPRTLGELRKQYGGATKKAVICEIDKDLANHTTDHIAEVIAAQ, encoded by the coding sequence ATGCAGATCAAGCACGGCACGCTGGTGATGGTCGCCGACGGAACCAAGATGCTGCTGTTCCGCAACGAGGGCGACGAGAAGTTTATCGTCCTTGAGACGCTGGAGCACGAGGTCGACGCCAATCCCAAGTCGAGCGACCAGGGCACCGACACACCTGGAAGGGTACAGTCGCGCGTCGGCAGCGGCCGCAGTTCCTACGACGAAACCGATTGGCACCAGCAGTCGGAAGACGAATTCGCGCGGACCGCAGCAGGCATTCTCGAAAGCGCGGCCGAACAGCACGGCGATGCCGGTATCGTGGTAATCTCTGCCCCGCGCACGCTGGGCGAACTGCGCAAGCAGTATGGTGGAGCGACCAAGAAAGCGGTCATCTGCGAGATCGACAAGGACCTCGCCAATCACACGACCGATCACATCGCGGAAGTGATCGCCGCGCAATAG
- a CDS encoding nucleotidyltransferase domain-containing protein, producing the protein MHSGPDPLPKALILDILLRPECVDQDRIDQVSAEQWSMVVERLKEHRALPYFQHALAECDNIKLPAKPAAEIAAIVQLWATRQLLLGRECILINRALADQGIEHLFLKGVPLAFQVYPSPIMRPAQDIDLLVRPDDAQRAWQCIRDLCGEDQSALPGLPTDPSAKAKHLTPIWSPNRVVPVEVHSRICSGSADHASKLLDRFTEGFWDRSSSFEISGQSLPCPGPQDMALHLILHSVYDDAFANGPNFLVDLRRLMDWSRLDTDALLQQARQLGIERGTELALAMIGEERPDSSVSEEQLRDAEHLIFKSNLDGGKMALNLVRLFHREGWALASNLLRRSFHSREELLARRRFANLKEQAGWSYPMLWLDFVVRRLGLSLRYLMTGKGRDAARNLTRFRNWLHTRQ; encoded by the coding sequence ATGCATTCCGGCCCAGATCCACTCCCCAAGGCACTGATCCTGGATATCCTGTTGAGGCCGGAATGCGTCGATCAGGACCGGATAGACCAGGTCTCCGCAGAACAGTGGTCCATGGTCGTCGAACGGCTCAAGGAACACCGTGCCCTGCCATACTTCCAGCATGCCCTTGCCGAGTGCGACAACATCAAGCTGCCGGCGAAACCTGCGGCCGAGATTGCCGCGATCGTGCAGCTTTGGGCAACGAGACAGCTGTTGCTGGGGCGCGAGTGTATCCTGATCAACCGGGCCTTGGCGGACCAGGGCATCGAACACCTGTTCCTGAAAGGTGTGCCACTGGCATTTCAGGTCTACCCGTCCCCGATCATGCGCCCCGCACAGGATATCGATCTTCTGGTCAGGCCAGACGATGCGCAGCGGGCCTGGCAATGCATCAGGGACCTGTGCGGCGAAGATCAATCGGCGCTACCCGGACTGCCCACCGATCCCAGCGCGAAAGCCAAGCACCTGACGCCGATCTGGTCGCCAAATCGCGTTGTTCCCGTAGAGGTCCATTCGCGAATCTGTTCAGGCTCGGCCGATCATGCCTCCAAGTTGCTGGACAGGTTCACCGAAGGCTTCTGGGACCGCTCGTCCTCGTTCGAGATTTCCGGCCAATCTCTGCCGTGCCCAGGTCCGCAGGACATGGCGCTGCACCTGATCCTGCACAGCGTCTATGACGATGCCTTCGCCAATGGCCCGAATTTTCTCGTGGACCTGCGACGATTGATGGATTGGTCACGCCTGGACACGGACGCGCTGCTGCAGCAAGCGAGGCAGCTCGGCATCGAGCGTGGGACGGAATTGGCGCTGGCCATGATCGGTGAAGAGCGACCGGACAGCAGCGTCAGCGAGGAGCAGCTTCGGGATGCCGAGCACCTCATCTTCAAGAGCAACCTCGATGGCGGAAAGATGGCTCTGAACCTGGTTCGGCTGTTCCACCGGGAAGGCTGGGCGCTGGCGTCGAACTTGTTGCGCAGATCATTCCACAGCCGGGAGGAACTGCTCGCAAGGCGCAGGTTTGCGAACCTGAAGGAGCAGGCGGGCTGGAGCTATCCGATGCTGTGGCTGGACTTTGTGGTCAGGCGACTTGGCCTTTCCTTGCGATATCTCATGACCGGCAAAGGTCGCGACGCGGCGCGAAACCTTACTCGTTTTCGAAACTGGCTGCATACGAGGCAATAG
- a CDS encoding amino acid adenylation domain-containing protein, whose translation MRTLPQLLENAVRRWPGNPAVFHEEEVLDYAALDDLSNRLAGHLSSMGIVRGDRVGIHLPKSLAAVVAIFAILKAGAAYVPIYPGSPPKRVALIANDCSPKVILTDRQAPKEDRDTAATDYRELPVDLAMLRELEGCAFAGAGEPSDIAYILYTSGSTGRPKGVMVSHRASLNFVDWAVRTFDMSPEDRLANLAPLSFDLSILDIFAAVSAGACVHLVSAQRAVFPSELSKYVAAQGITIWYSVPSLLSRLPRFGQLDRHDLGRLRHILFAGEPFPRSELNALMEAFPSARFHNLYGPTETNVVSHYEVTQTDDTAVPLGQPCAGHEFALLDETGGFVEGEGVGELLVSGPSLMAGYCGDSELTDKRMAPLPVGDAGGVLAYRTGDRVRRDAHGAYHFLGRLDDMVKSRGFRIELGEIDHAISSHPRIREAVAVAIADPAISNRIEALVVTDSPGSLGDLRSHCATMLPEYMIPARFHERSEPLPRNDNGKLDRARAAAILSSAGS comes from the coding sequence ATGCGAACACTTCCGCAATTGCTGGAGAATGCCGTGCGAAGATGGCCCGGCAATCCTGCGGTCTTCCACGAGGAAGAGGTGCTGGATTACGCCGCGCTGGATGATCTCAGCAACAGGCTTGCCGGGCACTTGAGCAGCATGGGAATTGTTCGCGGCGATCGGGTGGGCATTCACTTGCCCAAGTCCCTGGCTGCCGTCGTTGCGATCTTTGCGATCCTCAAGGCCGGGGCTGCCTATGTGCCCATCTATCCCGGCAGCCCTCCAAAGCGCGTGGCCCTGATAGCGAATGACTGCTCCCCCAAGGTCATTCTGACCGACAGGCAGGCGCCGAAGGAAGATCGGGACACCGCGGCGACGGATTACCGGGAATTGCCGGTCGATCTCGCCATGCTGCGCGAGCTTGAGGGATGCGCGTTTGCAGGCGCCGGCGAGCCATCGGACATTGCCTATATCCTGTATACCTCCGGTTCGACCGGTCGCCCCAAGGGTGTGATGGTTTCGCACCGGGCCTCACTCAACTTCGTCGATTGGGCGGTCCGCACTTTCGATATGTCTCCGGAAGACAGGTTGGCAAACCTGGCCCCCTTGTCGTTCGACCTGTCGATCCTTGATATCTTCGCTGCAGTCAGTGCCGGCGCTTGTGTGCACCTTGTGTCGGCGCAACGCGCTGTTTTTCCGTCCGAATTGAGCAAGTATGTCGCCGCGCAGGGGATTACGATCTGGTACTCGGTGCCAAGCTTGCTTTCCCGCCTGCCGCGGTTCGGGCAACTGGACAGGCATGATCTCGGCCGGCTGCGGCACATCCTCTTTGCGGGTGAGCCGTTTCCGCGCTCCGAATTGAATGCCTTGATGGAAGCGTTTCCATCCGCAAGGTTCCATAACCTTTACGGACCGACGGAAACCAATGTGGTCTCGCATTACGAAGTGACGCAAACTGATGATACAGCCGTGCCCCTAGGGCAGCCTTGCGCCGGTCACGAGTTCGCGTTGCTCGACGAAACAGGCGGGTTCGTCGAAGGAGAAGGCGTCGGCGAATTGTTGGTTTCGGGGCCATCACTCATGGCGGGATACTGCGGCGACAGTGAGCTGACCGACAAGAGGATGGCGCCGTTACCTGTGGGTGATGCCGGTGGAGTCTTAGCCTATCGGACCGGGGACAGGGTGAGACGAGATGCGCATGGCGCCTATCATTTCCTCGGTCGTCTTGATGACATGGTCAAGAGCCGGGGGTTCAGGATTGAACTTGGCGAGATCGACCATGCGATATCCAGTCACCCCCGCATTCGGGAGGCGGTGGCGGTGGCTATCGCCGATCCGGCAATCTCCAACCGGATCGAGGCGCTGGTCGTGACGGATAGTCCCGGAAGCCTTGGCGACCTTCGCAGCCATTGTGCGACAATGCTGCCCGAATACATGATCCCCGCGCGCTTTCATGAGCGATCGGAGCCGCTTCCTCGCAACGACAACGGCAAGCTCGATCGGGCTCGGGCGGCGGCAATCCTGAGTTCGGCTGGCTCCTGA
- a CDS encoding class I SAM-dependent methyltransferase has product MIGFLKGLRRRLTTDVRSNWSRQWAKDDYRPHWMIDAIPQPVEAAVSDGFFAPGCSIIEFGCGQGEIAAFFADKGHRVVALDIAPPAIERARRRYGDAPASPHFLAGDVCRKLPIDDAFDCAFDRGCYHTLRSATERSAYLRNLLSILKPSGRFLLLHKTAFREECTPEVEARVRDELMEDLERHFSLIAWEGVQMSPHGERVMMGIAMRLQRSA; this is encoded by the coding sequence ATGATCGGTTTCCTGAAAGGACTGCGTCGGAGGCTCACCACTGATGTCCGGAGCAATTGGTCACGGCAGTGGGCGAAGGACGATTACAGACCGCATTGGATGATAGACGCTATCCCGCAGCCCGTTGAGGCTGCGGTGTCCGACGGCTTCTTCGCCCCTGGTTGTTCCATCATCGAATTCGGTTGCGGCCAGGGCGAGATTGCCGCTTTCTTCGCTGACAAAGGGCACCGCGTCGTCGCGCTCGATATCGCGCCACCGGCCATCGAGCGCGCTAGACGGCGGTACGGTGACGCACCGGCTTCTCCTCACTTCCTGGCAGGGGACGTCTGCAGAAAGCTACCGATCGACGATGCGTTCGACTGCGCGTTTGATCGTGGCTGCTATCATACGCTTCGCAGCGCCACGGAACGCTCGGCCTATCTTCGCAACCTGCTTTCCATACTGAAGCCGAGCGGGCGCTTCTTGCTCCTGCACAAGACCGCATTTCGCGAAGAATGCACTCCGGAGGTCGAAGCGCGGGTCAGGGACGAGCTGATGGAGGACCTCGAACGGCATTTCTCACTGATCGCTTGGGAAGGCGTGCAGATGAGTCCGCACGGTGAGCGCGTCATGATGGGTATTGCGATGCGGCTGCAGCGCTCAGCGTAA
- a CDS encoding acyl-CoA dehydrogenase family protein, producing MPLTPSQKELHDRVVQGLAEAGADDLARRDGAFEFDRALWNTCAGLGLAGPMVPEKLGGQGMSASDAVVAMEALGYACKDNGLALALGAHGWGCLSALLAGNGTKHADLIRQLARGELIGALAVTEPDAGSDIGAIETTAVRTENGYRLSGRKVFITNAPIADVFVILARTGDIGAAFGLSAFCVRREIDGLQTSQNVPKMGLRTAQMGDVVLNDCHVPESARIGAEGGGLRLFLKVMEFERGFILAPAIGAMQRLYEQAADYARSRRQFGRPIADFQSVSKRLVDMYRLIEAARLVVRETALQMDAGQSIAKYSALAKLTVSENWVQVAQEAMHVFGGAGFLMESEIERELRDAQGSLSYSGTSEIQYRTLAHLLKLTAE from the coding sequence TTGCCGCTGACACCGTCTCAAAAAGAGCTTCACGATCGCGTGGTTCAAGGTTTGGCCGAAGCGGGGGCTGACGATCTGGCCCGGCGAGACGGCGCCTTCGAGTTTGATCGAGCCTTGTGGAATACCTGTGCCGGGCTTGGCTTGGCAGGTCCGATGGTTCCGGAGAAGCTGGGCGGCCAGGGCATGTCCGCAAGCGATGCCGTCGTGGCGATGGAGGCCCTTGGCTATGCCTGCAAGGATAACGGCCTCGCCCTTGCACTTGGTGCCCATGGCTGGGGCTGCCTGTCGGCGCTGCTTGCAGGAAACGGCACCAAGCATGCGGATCTGATCCGTCAGCTTGCTCGCGGCGAATTGATTGGGGCTCTGGCGGTAACCGAACCTGATGCGGGGTCCGACATCGGTGCAATCGAGACGACTGCCGTTCGGACCGAGAATGGCTACCGGCTTTCGGGCCGCAAGGTATTCATCACCAATGCCCCGATTGCCGATGTGTTTGTCATCCTCGCGCGCACCGGTGACATTGGCGCCGCATTCGGATTGAGCGCCTTTTGCGTGAGACGCGAGATCGACGGCCTGCAGACATCGCAGAATGTCCCGAAAATGGGCTTGCGAACCGCCCAGATGGGCGATGTCGTCCTGAACGATTGCCATGTGCCCGAAAGTGCAAGGATCGGCGCGGAAGGCGGCGGACTCAGACTCTTTCTCAAGGTCATGGAGTTTGAGCGTGGCTTCATCCTCGCCCCAGCGATCGGCGCGATGCAGCGGCTCTACGAGCAGGCAGCGGATTACGCCCGCAGCCGCCGGCAGTTCGGTCGGCCGATCGCGGATTTCCAGAGCGTCTCGAAACGGTTGGTCGATATGTATCGATTGATCGAAGCCGCTCGTCTTGTCGTGCGTGAAACGGCACTGCAGATGGATGCTGGACAGTCCATCGCCAAGTATAGCGCCCTGGCGAAGCTGACCGTATCGGAAAACTGGGTGCAGGTGGCGCAGGAAGCGATGCACGTTTTCGGAGGGGCGGGTTTCCTGATGGAAAGCGAGATTGAGCGCGAGTTGCGCGATGCGCAGGGCAGTCTTTCGTACTCGGGAACTTCGGAGATCCAGTATCGAACCCTGGCCCATTTGCTGAAGCTGACCGCCGAATGA